In one Vibrio sp. CB1-14 genomic region, the following are encoded:
- a CDS encoding PTS sugar transporter subunit IIA codes for MLHFIVASHGPLATALICSANMVFGELSNTTAICLTEEGGIEQFKRDFHREITAIAPNVDGIVVLCDLECGTPYNVACTYAFNPDFNPKVEVVTGVNFPTLLMTADFVEETDASYVATTLQQEALKTVVVAKPVELAQEDDF; via the coding sequence ATGCTCCATTTTATCGTAGCCAGTCATGGCCCATTAGCCACTGCACTTATCTGCAGTGCCAACATGGTATTTGGCGAGCTTAGTAACACGACTGCGATCTGTCTCACCGAAGAGGGAGGCATCGAGCAATTTAAACGAGATTTCCACCGTGAAATCACTGCAATAGCGCCCAATGTCGACGGCATTGTTGTGCTATGCGATTTGGAATGCGGCACGCCTTACAACGTTGCTTGCACTTACGCATTCAACCCAGATTTTAATCCAAAGGTTGAAGTCGTAACTGGGGTGAATTTCCCGACACTTTTAATGACAGCAGACTTTGTTGAAGAGACCGACGCTTCATACGTTGCAACGACCTTGCAGCAAGAAGCGCTAAAAACGGTTGTCGTTGCCAAGCCAGTAGAGCTGGCACAAGAAGATGATTTTTAA
- a CDS encoding PTS system mannose/fructose/N-acetylgalactosamine-transporter subunit IIB, with amino-acid sequence MAISFVRIDDRVIHGQLMTRWAKELPCDGIVAIDDAVAADPLLSQVMKGAVTDVKVWLFDTATAVSKLPKVIASDKKYFVIAKSPVTLRRIREAGISLENLNNKINVGPMSAREGTTTIGGNQCVNQEEISAFNYLSEDGHHIDFRLVPDASSYTWQDALQKLK; translated from the coding sequence ATGGCAATTTCATTTGTGCGTATTGACGACCGCGTTATCCATGGACAGTTAATGACTCGTTGGGCGAAAGAGCTTCCTTGTGATGGCATCGTGGCCATTGACGATGCTGTAGCCGCTGATCCATTGCTATCACAAGTCATGAAAGGCGCCGTAACCGACGTTAAAGTTTGGCTATTTGATACCGCGACCGCCGTCAGCAAGTTACCGAAGGTGATCGCCAGCGACAAGAAGTATTTCGTCATCGCGAAATCTCCGGTCACGCTGCGCCGCATTCGTGAAGCAGGTATAAGCCTTGAAAATCTCAATAACAAAATCAACGTTGGCCCAATGAGCGCTCGAGAAGGCACAACGACAATTGGCGGCAACCAATGCGTCAACCAAGAAGAAATCTCTGCATTTAACTACCTGTCAGAAGACGGTCACCACATCGACTTCAGATTGGTTCCTGATGCCAGTTCCTACACCTGGCAAGATGCACTGCAAAAACTGAAATAA
- a CDS encoding PTS mannose/fructose/sorbose/N-acetylgalactosamine transporter subunit IIC, whose translation MFIEAVFIGILCYLGALSTPWLLGLTGGWYTITRPLVSGMLVGIILGDIQTGIMVGVAVQAVYIAMVTPGGSMPADLNFVAYPAVALGIMSGQGVEVAVAIAATIGIAGTIIFNFMMVINSYWNHKADLAIEAGDEQGVYRNSAIYPQVTNFLMRFIPTFIAVYFGNQYIEGFMASLPDMVLNTMTVLGGILPAVGIAILLKQIIKESTILIYFLVGFVGIVFLNLNMVGLVMIGALFALLHYNYKPEPQTANAAPVQQTDDDEDEF comes from the coding sequence ATGTTTATAGAAGCAGTCTTTATCGGGATACTCTGCTATCTCGGTGCCCTCTCCACCCCCTGGTTACTTGGACTAACCGGTGGTTGGTACACTATCACTCGACCACTCGTGTCCGGTATGTTGGTGGGTATCATCTTAGGTGATATTCAAACTGGCATCATGGTTGGTGTAGCGGTACAAGCCGTTTACATCGCGATGGTAACACCAGGCGGCTCCATGCCAGCTGACCTTAACTTCGTCGCCTACCCCGCTGTCGCACTGGGCATCATGTCTGGACAGGGCGTGGAAGTAGCCGTTGCTATTGCTGCAACCATCGGTATCGCAGGCACCATAATCTTCAACTTTATGATGGTCATTAACTCCTACTGGAACCATAAAGCGGATTTAGCCATAGAAGCCGGTGATGAGCAGGGCGTGTACAGGAACTCCGCTATCTACCCGCAAGTCACTAACTTCTTAATGCGTTTTATTCCGACCTTTATTGCCGTTTACTTCGGCAACCAATACATCGAAGGGTTTATGGCAAGCCTACCTGATATGGTGCTTAACACCATGACGGTACTTGGCGGCATCTTACCTGCTGTTGGTATCGCGATTCTGTTAAAGCAGATTATCAAAGAGTCTACGATACTGATTTATTTCTTGGTCGGTTTCGTTGGCATCGTATTCCTAAACCTCAACATGGTGGGTTTGGTAATGATTGGCGCACTATTCGCTCTACTTCATTACAACTACAAGCCAGAACCACAAACAGCGAACGCTGCGCCAGTTCAACAGACTGATGATGACGAGGATGAATTCTAA
- a CDS encoding PTS system mannose/fructose/sorbose family transporter subunit IID: MTAQHNKIGTEIAPKVALDKKDLTKCWRAWMMYNLSSMSFERLESFGFCLGMMPALKKLYPNQEDRKEAMKRHASFYNTEPQLGAIINGMAVGMEEKKANGEPIDGETINTLKVGLMGPVAGIGDSMIPGMLVPILLSIGMALAAGGSMLGPIFYIVAFNAIAIIGSYQLFMKGYKMGAGSVEMLVSHRSTKIREALSLLGVFVMGGVAASYVNLGTGLEFATKDGVDINVQMMLDGIFPKLLPLVVVLGTWFAMAKKGLSPVKAMLSLVVISFIGVAVGLF; encoded by the coding sequence ATGACCGCACAACACAACAAAATTGGTACTGAGATCGCACCCAAAGTCGCACTCGACAAAAAAGATCTCACGAAATGCTGGCGTGCATGGATGATGTACAACCTATCATCGATGAGTTTTGAACGCTTGGAGTCGTTTGGCTTCTGTCTCGGTATGATGCCTGCTTTGAAAAAGCTCTATCCGAATCAAGAAGACCGAAAAGAAGCGATGAAACGCCATGCCTCCTTCTACAACACCGAACCACAATTGGGCGCTATCATCAATGGCATGGCTGTGGGTATGGAAGAGAAGAAAGCCAACGGCGAACCTATTGACGGCGAGACCATCAATACACTCAAAGTCGGTTTGATGGGACCAGTTGCCGGTATTGGCGACTCCATGATTCCGGGTATGTTAGTACCTATCTTACTCAGTATTGGTATGGCACTAGCCGCTGGCGGTAGCATGTTAGGCCCAATCTTCTACATCGTGGCATTCAACGCCATCGCTATCATCGGCTCTTACCAATTATTTATGAAAGGCTACAAGATGGGTGCGGGCTCCGTTGAGATGCTTGTTAGCCACCGCTCAACCAAGATTCGTGAGGCGTTATCGTTATTAGGTGTCTTTGTCATGGGCGGTGTCGCGGCTAGTTACGTCAACCTAGGCACAGGACTTGAGTTCGCAACCAAAGACGGTGTCGACATCAACGTACAAATGATGCTCGACGGAATCTTCCCTAAACTGCTGCCATTGGTAGTCGTGTTGGGCACTTGGTTTGCGATGGCGAAGAAAGGTCTTAGCCCAGTTAAAGCGATGCTTTCGCTAGTGGTTATCTCCTTCATCGGTGTCGCCGTCGGTCTCTTCTAA
- a CDS encoding AGE family epimerase/isomerase — translation MDSLTFQIARCQHWLTQHALPRWQKAQSEKNGIFAEGLLSDGREFSDDLLRFRVQPRQVYVFAHATKLNLIDGHNQVLAAIKQGFANFGSPSSGYRFSLYESNDSRSEALNLYEQAFALLGFAWHYKLAADEHSLHSMEAIYQHISTHLWDIEQGGFFLIEGNAVNKGQNPHMHLFEALMVSYEHTDNPIWLERATQIYQLFQTHFMQSDHLAEFFQADFSLDSDIGTHIDPGHHYEWIWLLSHYQKLTGVKVNKTIDVLYRFAQQHGHNDNGLVRDEIYANGTPLRSTSRLWCQTEYLKACIALWERAPSDTRRAAISHAVEHIFVYYLNPALPGLWVDQVDSVGQPLNEHSPASTFYHLFLAFSELLRIANKD, via the coding sequence ATGGACTCCCTAACCTTTCAAATCGCTCGTTGCCAACACTGGCTCACGCAACATGCACTACCTCGATGGCAAAAAGCACAATCCGAGAAAAATGGTATTTTTGCCGAAGGCTTACTTTCCGACGGGCGAGAGTTTAGTGACGATTTACTTAGATTTCGCGTGCAACCACGTCAGGTTTACGTCTTCGCTCACGCCACTAAGCTCAACCTAATCGACGGTCACAATCAAGTTTTGGCTGCCATTAAACAAGGATTTGCAAATTTTGGCTCACCATCATCCGGTTATCGTTTTTCGCTATACGAAAGCAATGACAGTAGAAGTGAGGCGCTTAACTTATACGAGCAAGCCTTCGCGCTTCTTGGGTTTGCTTGGCATTACAAACTAGCGGCTGATGAACATTCTCTACACTCAATGGAAGCCATTTACCAACACATCTCAACGCATCTTTGGGACATAGAACAAGGTGGTTTTTTTCTGATTGAAGGCAACGCTGTCAACAAAGGACAAAACCCTCACATGCATTTGTTCGAAGCGTTAATGGTCAGCTATGAACATACCGACAATCCGATTTGGCTGGAGCGAGCAACACAAATCTATCAGTTGTTCCAAACTCATTTTATGCAAAGTGACCATTTAGCCGAGTTCTTTCAGGCCGATTTCTCTCTTGATTCGGACATAGGCACGCATATCGATCCAGGCCATCACTACGAGTGGATCTGGTTACTCAGCCACTACCAAAAGCTCACAGGAGTTAAGGTAAATAAGACGATTGATGTTTTGTACCGCTTTGCACAACAACATGGGCATAATGACAATGGTCTTGTTAGAGATGAGATATACGCCAACGGAACGCCACTACGTTCAACGTCGCGCCTTTGGTGTCAAACCGAGTACTTGAAAGCCTGTATAGCGCTTTGGGAACGTGCCCCTAGTGACACCCGCCGAGCCGCGATCAGTCACGCGGTGGAACACATTTTCGTTTATTACTTGAATCCAGCTTTACCTGGGTTATGGGTTGATCAAGTAGATAGTGTGGGTCAGCCATTAAACGAACACTCTCCAGCAAGCACTTTTTATCATCTATTTCTAGCCTTTTCTGAATTGCTCAGAATCGCCAATAAGGATTAA